The proteins below come from a single Mustela nigripes isolate SB6536 chromosome 14, MUSNIG.SB6536, whole genome shotgun sequence genomic window:
- the PITHD1 gene encoding PITH domain-containing protein 1, protein MSHGHSHGGGGCRCAAEREEPPEQRGLAYGLYLRIDLERLQCLNESREGSGRGVFKPWEERTDRSKFVESDADEELLFNIPFTGNVKLKGIIIMGEDDDSHPSEMRLYKNIPQMSFDDTDREPDQTFSLNRDLTGELEYATKISRFSNVYHLSIHISKNFGADTTKVFYIGLRGEWTELRRHEVTICNYEASANPADHRVHQVTPQTHFIS, encoded by the exons ATGTCGCACGGCCACAGCCACGGCGGGGGCGGCTGTCGCTGCGCCGCCGAGCGGGAGGAGCCGCCCGAACAGCGCGGCCTGGCCTACGGCCTCTACCTGCGCATCGACCTGGAGCGGCTGCAGTGCCTCAACGAGAGTCGGGAGGGCAGCGGCCGCGGTGTCTTCAAGCCGTGGGAGGAGCGGACCGACCGCTCCAAG ttTGTTGAAAGTGATGCAGATGAAGAGCTTCTGTTTAATATTCC ATTTACAGGCAATGTCAAGCTCAAAGGCATCATCATAATGGGAGAGGACGATGACTCACACCCCTCTGAGATGAGACT gtaCAAAAACATTCCACAGATGTCCTTTGATGATACAGACAGGGAGCCAGATCAGACCTTTAGTCTGAATCGGGATCTTACGGGAGAATTAGAGTATGCTACAAA AATTTCTCGTTTTTCAAACGTCTATCATCTCTCAATTCATATTTCAAAAAACTTTGGAGCTGATACCACAAAGGTCTTCTATATTGGTCTGAGAGGAGAATGGACTGAG CTTCGCCGACATGAGGTGACCATCTGCAATTACGAAGCATCAGCCAACCCAGCAGACCACAGGGTCCATCAGGTTACCCCACAGACACACTTCATTTCCTAA